In a genomic window of Magnolia sinica isolate HGM2019 chromosome 14, MsV1, whole genome shotgun sequence:
- the LOC131225175 gene encoding translocator protein homolog, translating into MASQTLKQRLKDDPTTITTTNTNTTRNTRSKKIAMARRGLKSLAVAILVPFSLTIATIFACRSIYNGPTGPVPYIPMWAIHLASLSSSCLMGLSGWLVWAEGGFHQQPLALALYVAQFVLGLFPGPLVFAKGATRAGLLVCGMLFVSIYGCSWCFRRVNPIAADLVKPTLAWVAFLGVMNYKLL; encoded by the coding sequence ATGGCATCCCAAACCCTCAAACAACGTCTCAAAGATGACCCCACCACCATCACAACCACCAACACCAACACCACCAGAAACACCAGGTCCAAGAAGATCGCCATGGCCCGACGCGGCCTCAAATCGCTAGCGGTCGCGATCTTGGTCCCTTTCTCCCTGACCATTGCAACCATCTTCGCCTGCCGTTCGATCTACAACGGGCCCACCGGACCAGTTCCATACATCCCCATGTGGGCCATCCACCTAGCCTCCTTATCGTCATCCTGCCTGATGGGTCTATCGGGTTGGCTCGTGTGGGCCGAGGGCGGATTCCATCAGCAGCCGCTCGCTTTGGCTTTATACGTGGCTCAGTTCGTGTTAGGCCTGTTCCCGGGTCCACTAGTTTTCGCGAAGGGCGCCACACGTGCGGGACTGTTGGTGTGTGGTATGCTTTTTGTGTCGATTTACGGGTGTTCTTGGTGTTTTCGACGGGTGAATCCGATCGCTGCCGATCTTGTGAAGCCAACGCTGGCGTGGGTGGCTTTTCTTGGAGTTATGAATTACAAGCTGCTTTGA